From Thermoanaerobaculia bacterium:
TTCTTCACCTGGGAAACTTCGCCGAGCTCGACGCGGCGCTCGATGCCGCGGCCGAGCGTTCTCCGGTCGGAATTCTTGCCGATCTCGGAATTTCTTCGATGCAGATCGACGAGGCTCGCCGCGGGTTTTCGTTTCGCCGCGACGGTCCTCTCGACATGCGGATGGGGCCCGGTGGAGTCTCCGCGGCCGACATCGTGGCGAACGCGCCCGCGGCGGAGCTGACGCGGATCTTCCGCGAATACGGGGAGGAACGAATGGCCCACAGGATCGCCCAGCGGATCGTCGAGGAACGCGCCCGGGAGCCGATCGCGACCACGCGCCGGCTCGCCTCCATCGTCGCCGGCGTCACCGGCCGCCGGGGGGAGATCGACCCGGCGACGCGCGTCTTCCAGGCCCTCCGGATCGAGGTGAACCAGGAGCTCGCCGCGCTGTCGCGGTTCCTGAAGATCGCGGTCGAACGGCTCGCGATCGAGGGCCGAATCGCCGTGCTCTCGTACCACTCCCTCGAGGACCGCGAGGTGAAGGAGACGTTCCGCCGCCAGTCGGCGGGCTGCCTCTGCCCGCCCGGGATGCCCGTCTGCGTCTGCGGGGGGCAGCGCGTCCTGCGCGTCCTCACGCGCCGGCCGATCCGTCCGGGCGCCGCGGAGATCGCCGCCAACCCGCGATCCCGAAGCGCGCGCCTGCGGGCCGCGGAGAAGATCGGGGAGGTCCGGTGAGCGCAGGGTACGCCCAGTTCAAACGCGTCGAGAACACGCGGGTCGCCCGCGAGCGGGACGGACGGCGCGGGAAGGAGCTCGCCGCGCTCGTCGCGGCGGTCCTGCCGATCGCGTTCGCGCTCCTCGCCTACACGCGTTTCCACATCCAGACGGTCCAGACCGGCTACGCGATCGACCGCGACCGGCGCGCGGTCGCGCGCCTCCTCGAAGACCGTC
This genomic window contains:
- the rsmH gene encoding 16S rRNA (cytosine(1402)-N(4))-methyltransferase RsmH, producing MGAPHVSVLLRETVEVLSPRPGLFVDATAGAGGHAEALLEAHPGVRVLAIDRDPEALELARTRLARFGGRAVLHLGNFAELDAALDAAAERSPVGILADLGISSMQIDEARRGFSFRRDGPLDMRMGPGGVSAADIVANAPAAELTRIFREYGEERMAHRIAQRIVEERAREPIATTRRLASIVAGVTGRRGEIDPATRVFQALRIEVNQELAALSRFLKIAVERLAIEGRIAVLSYHSLEDREVKETFRRQSAGCLCPPGMPVCVCGGQRVLRVLTRRPIRPGAAEIAANPRSRSARLRAAEKIGEVR